From the genome of Prunus persica cultivar Lovell chromosome G8, Prunus_persica_NCBIv2, whole genome shotgun sequence:
ACCACTGGGTATTCCTTAACAAGAAGCTCCCGGTATTGAGCCCAATCCAATTCTTTTGATCATAAACCATCTCCTTCCATCCATGCATTACAAAGTCATAATCTTTGTACCTCTCCCAGGGTACTTCAAAAGCCATATCTGTAAACATGGCATCACTATCCATCCACCATAGAAACTCAACCTCCGGGTGAGACAAAAGGAGCTTCCGAATCAACGGAAGCTTGGCCCAAAAACCAGCCATTTCAGCATCCAAAAGGGCCATATTGTAAAAAACCTCAATCCCATGCAACCTACAATAATCGATTTTGTTCTTAATCGACTTCAACAAGTAATGGTCACCTACCGGGTTCTCACACGGTTTTGGCGACGACCCAGTTACCAGAAGCACTCTAGGCTTATTGGGTCCGatgaaatttgggaaattagggttttccTTAAGCCATTTCGATCTCTGCTCGTCCCAATTTGAAATCTTGGGTCCAAGAGTGTAGGGCTTATTGGGCTCGGGTCTGTCTTCCTCTCCTTCGTCGACCAAGATCTTGTTGATATCGAAGGCATTGTAGTTGTTGGGATCGGCCGGTGTTGACTGGACCTCCTCAAGGACGCGGTGAGGCTCTGCTCGCTTGCGAGAGTAGAAGTGATCGCGAATCTCGATGAAGTCCTGCTCCGGAGTTCCAAACTTGCCGGCTCCGATTGTGCCACGTAGGACGACAACAGTGAGGACGAGACACAGGATTGTGACCTTGCCATGGCGCAGAGCTCTATGGATCCTTCGCGTTCTTTGAGCTCCTAAACATTTCTCTAATATCATAATTGACAATTGAACGTGAACCTCAATTGAACAACCAAAGTAAAAGGCAGATAAATCAGGATTTCGGATTTGGTGGGTGGGAGTAGGACTGGAAACCCCAGGATCCAGACAGAACTGGAAGCTAATGTGTGAAATTTGGATTCTGTTAAATGTTAACTAAACGCGTTTGTTAAATGTTTCTAGTTTGGGCCTTTGGAATTTGGACCCGACTGAGGCCACCACGATCTCTTATTTGAAACGAATGATGGTCTAAATTGCCAACTGGTCTAGTGAAATCGAAGATAGTCTTAACTTGCAAACTCTTCGtttctaaattattttaaattaatttaatttatgtgaAATGAGCtccaaatcaattaattaaatgtgTAAGGAGAAAGATGCGAACTTGGGTGCAAAGGGAACATGCTGACAAATCGAACTTGGAACATGCTCACTATCCAAGCTTGAGTGCAATACCAACTAGTTTAACCACATATGCTATTATGGTCCGTTTTAAaggcaaaaataataaatgtgAAAATCACCTGACacggtttttttcttttttttgttgttgccagAGTTAGGAAATGAGATGGGGGAAAACTCACACACGGGTACGACGGGAGCTTTTACCCAATACACTTGAAAGCACACCAAGGATCTAGGTcaatccaactaacacccCATTAGTAATCACATCACAAGTATACTTTGCACTAAATAATTATGCTGAACAACAAAGTAAATGATAATAGTGATGTAATGAGATCTTCCAATAAAGTAGACCATAGGTTCCATCTCATTTTGCAGGCACTTTTTGGCGGCACCATGAACTTCACAAGTTCATCTAAATTACAAGTTTTAGATCAAATGAGTGAAACAAAGTTTGACCGCTTCTACATTCCGAAAAATTATAAGCTAGAAAACATTGAAAGATGGATCATCAATCAACTCAGAATGATTACGACACCAGAGTTGACTGCGACACCAGAGTAGATTTCTGACCCAGTGTCGATTTGGGGAAAGAATACTACTCCGATTGTAGTTGTATGGCCTAGCCACTATGACAAACGATAACGAACTGATACACAATAATGGAACAACAATtgcaagaaaagaaacaaaaccctaAGCTTTTGTAGAGTGCCAAGTTAAAacaacagaagaaaaagaagctagACTATCATCGTCTGTATAAGCGTTGTTTATGAATACAGCATCATTTGTCTTTGTCTTCGGTCAATGGTTTGTTGTCCACATAAGGATATTCAGGTGGGGCAGACCATAGACCAACCAGTATTACTAGGTGGAGGCAAAGAAGCAATGCCGATGAGTAAAGGCTTGAAGGATACACATTCCAGCAGAACTCCACCCCGATAAACAACATTACACTGCCCCAAACAACATTGAATCAACAAATGACCGTTCTCAAAGTAAATCATGCAACAATCATTGCAAGCTATGTAGCTCATTATTCAAGGATAGAGCAGCCTACCGTAGTAATGTAGGAAAAGGCGTTTTCCACAACAGATAAGGTAAGCTATGGAAATACCTGCACTCAGACACATTATGATCTTTGAGCCctataaacaaaatgaatccatATATGGAATAAACCAAGCAATATCATCCAGCAAAACTTACCAAGAGTAGAACTGATAATGCAACGATCGAGCACATAGGATGCCGATGAAATTCCCGACAAACATCGTTGTCACAATATCTGAAATCACCGTGCCCAAGTTAATATCAGTTAAAAGGACAAGTAGGAAGGCAAAAAGTTTATTACAGGAGCCTGCAGCTTACATTCTTTTCTAAGAACCTTGATGGATGAATGGCTATTGTAGGACTTCTTCAAAGAGAATGAACTTGTAAGAGCAAGTTTGAGTTTTATAGGATCAAGTCTAGAgtacaaaaatttgaaaagtccACCTTCATGCCTGCACGTGACCATTACCACAACATATTCAGCAAAAAGACATAAATATGTGGTCATCCCTAAGTACACCACTTGTCAAGACAGTAGAGAGTTGCATGTTATTGTAGACAAGAGCCTAGCTTAGCTCCCACTTGTGAGTTGAGTGGTACAGCATAGGAGGTTGTGATACTCACATGTAGAAATATGTCAAGGGCAGAAGAAATGTTTTCTtcgtaattttaattttataactTCCCAACAAAACTTTTAGCTTGTGGATAAAAAATAGGATGATCCTCACACCTTACGTCCACATTTTCCATGCACTTCCCATTATGACttataaagaagaagatgagcacTTTTACTTACATGCACCATCTATAATGAGCAAAAGCTGTAAGTAAACCAAGGTGCGCAATCAGCAAAGAGATTGCAAATGCCTTTGAAACAAATATTGGCTCAGGAACGAACTTGAAATTGACAGACCTGAAAAATAGTCTGCATGTTATTTTGCAACAAAAGAGTAGACGAAATaatcaagaaaagaaatttcaaatcAATAGTATACTGCACGTATTTCTATATgtgctaaaaaaaatttgaatggaaAAGGTCCTCTTcaatatctttaattataagGTCAAAGAATGTACCAGAAGTGGATAAAGACACGCCCAAGATTAAACGCTCTTGAGATGTATGCAAATGGATGAGACATGATGAAAGGTATTCCCAAAAGTATCTGCAGAACCATTTAGCAAGTAGCTGTCAACAAATGAACACCATAACTGGACTTGCTCTTGAAATGAGGATCTTGAAGTCTAGCTCACCTAAAAACATTGGAATAAAACACAAACATTCAACTTCCGCATTATCAGAGTTGCTTACTCTGTGAAttctaaaattgaaagaataaaCATAATAGAACATAAATCAAGGCTGCAAGGCTGAATATAATGGAAACTTTTTTCACGCCTATGCAGGCATTAGTCTGTTGAAATCAAAAGGGAAGAAGTAAGCACCTGGACCAGCGCTGCACCAGATAAAGCTGATATCACTCCACCTATATTCATAGCCTGTAAAAGATGTGTTGCTATCTGAGAAATTTTAACAAATAACTCAAGCcaaatttaaagaaatataGTTTTACACAAATTAATATTACCTTTAACATAAGGAGTAGTAGAAGTGGAGCATAGAGGAGCACATTCATCTTAACCGAAACAGCTCCACTTTGACAGATcacaaaaggcaaagttaaACAATTATCATTTACCTCGACAAAAGTTCATCAAGGATGTAAGAATGCTACCTGAAAATGATCAGCCCTAGATGCCACCTTTGGTGAAGAAGTGATACCAACGAAGCATGCAGGAGCATCATGGCCAAACAGTCATTAAAAAGACGGAGCACAAAAATAGAATGCATTCTTTTTGATAGGCAAAGCAAGCTCATAGCCCACCACGGAACCTGCACAACAATTAAAGAacattagaaaacaaaatcagagcTGAGACATAAGGGACAATTACAGTTTGACACAAAGGTATGAGCTGAGTGAACAATCGGCAGTTATCCACAAAATCAGACAACATTtctttgaaaactgaaaaatgcACGTAAAATGAGTCATTCAATTTTGTCATACCACATCTGTCTTCCCATAGATGAATAATATGATTCCCAAGTTTATAATGTACAAAACCCCGAACAAAATCtgcaaaaatgaaataaaatagaaaccaTGAGATTAAAAATTATGGGTAAACCATACAAGAAAAACATCGATAATAAAATTCGTAATCCGAAAAAGAATAGATTACCTGAGCTGGATAAACTTCGCCTCCTGTAAC
Proteins encoded in this window:
- the LOC18768123 gene encoding xyloglucan 6-xylosyltransferase 2, yielding MILEKCLGAQRTRRIHRALRHGKVTILCLVLTVVVLRGTIGAGKFGTPEQDFIEIRDHFYSRKRAEPHRVLEEVQSTPADPNNYNAFDINKILVDEGEEDRPEPNKPYTLGPKISNWDEQRSKWLKENPNFPNFIGPNKPRVLLVTGSSPKPCENPVGDHYLLKSIKNKIDYCRLHGIEVFYNMALLDAEMAGFWAKLPLIRKLLLSHPEVEFLWWMDSDAMFTDMAFEVPWERYKDYDFVMHGWKEMVYDQKNWIGLNTGSFLLRNTQWSLDMLDTWAPMGPKGKIRDEAGKILTRELKDRPVFEADDQSAMVYILATQREKWGDKVYLENAYYLHGYWGILVDRYEEMIENYHPGLGDHRWPLVTHFVGCKPCGKFGDYPVERCLKQMDRAFNFGDNQILQIYGFTHSSLGSRRVKRVRNETSNPLEVKDELGLLHPEFKAVKVSSS
- the LOC18767523 gene encoding dol-P-Man:Man(5)GlcNAc(2)-PP-Dol alpha-1,3-mannosyltransferase, producing the protein MAVKSARRVKPSQQRSSKASNIKLFKNPKVAFAFALLLCDAVLVALIIAYVPYTKIDWDAYMSQVSGFLDGERDYGNLKGDTGPLVYPAGFLYFYSAVRYVTGGEVYPAQILFGVLYIINLGIILFIYGKTDVVPWWAMSLLCLSKRMHSIFVLRLFNDCLAMMLLHASLVSLLHQRWHLGLIIFSGAVSVKMNVLLYAPLLLLLMLKAMNIGGVISALSGAALVQILLGIPFIMSHPFAYISRAFNLGRVFIHFWSVNFKFVPEPIFVSKAFAISLLIAHLGLLTAFAHYRWCMHEGGLFKFLYSRLDPIKLKLALTSSFSLKKSYNSHSSIKVLRKEYIVTTMFVGNFIGILCARSLHYQFYSWYFHSLPYLLWKTPFPTLLRVMLFIGVEFCWNVYPSSLYSSALLLCLHLVILVGLWSAPPEYPYVDNKPLTEDKDK